A genomic stretch from Hemicordylus capensis ecotype Gifberg chromosome 5, rHemCap1.1.pri, whole genome shotgun sequence includes:
- the LOC128326217 gene encoding uncharacterized protein LOC128326217 isoform X1: MSYFRGMAYITQLLRNPSTAYFMDRPSRQQPTAPAASREARWAAAASSRKRGKGRAPGGSARLDQDRVVRLRLPLPSHSPCPPLRGRPVCATAQPPRRMFRGHSFGQEPRQQQLCLESTASGGTRKRLSSLSLLQQRSTWDFSSVGSSSDSGGGLSRHRRLENGSPLLPPTWKQPHGRAVPLACLALCASSSLPPSPARRFSLSLQPTASSPLPCPDFTPGSTARKWGKFSPPEYGDQD; encoded by the exons atgtcttattttcggggtatggcttatattacacaactgcttagaaatccttctacggcttattttatgg ACCGACCGAGCAGGCAGCAGCCAACCGCACCAGCCGCCTCTAGAGAAGCCCGGTGGGCGGCTGCCGCGAGCAGCAGGAagcgggggaaagggagggcgccGGGTGGCTCTGCGCGGCTGGATCAGGACCGGGTTGTTCGCCTTCGCCTCCCTCTGCCTTCCCACTCGCCCTGCCCACCGCTCCGAGGGCGCCCCGTGTGTGCAACTGCTCAGCCGCCACGACGGATGTTTCGGGGGCATTCTTTCGGCCAGGAacccaggcagcagcagctctgcctcGAATCCACCGCGAGCGGAGGAACTAGGAAGCGCCTCTCCTCGCTCTCGCTGCTGCAGCAGCGCTCAACGTGGGATTTCTCGTccgtgggcagcagcagcgacagcGGTGGCGGCCTCTCCCGCCACCGGAGATTAGAAAATGgctccccactgctgccgccaaCTTGGAAACAGCCGCACGGTCGGGCTGTCCCTCTGGCCTGCCTTGCTCTctgcgcctcctcctccctccctccctcccccgcacgGCGCTTCTCGCTCTCCCTGCAGCCCACCGCCAGCTCTCCGCTCCCCTGCCCCGACTTTACTCCAGGCAGCACAGCAAGGAAGTGGGGCAAGTTCTCTCCTCCAGAGTATGGGGACCAGGATTAG
- the LOC128326217 gene encoding uncharacterized protein LOC128326217 isoform X2, with protein MSYFRDRPSRQQPTAPAASREARWAAAASSRKRGKGRAPGGSARLDQDRVVRLRLPLPSHSPCPPLRGRPVCATAQPPRRMFRGHSFGQEPRQQQLCLESTASGGTRKRLSSLSLLQQRSTWDFSSVGSSSDSGGGLSRHRRLENGSPLLPPTWKQPHGRAVPLACLALCASSSLPPSPARRFSLSLQPTASSPLPCPDFTPGSTARKWGKFSPPEYGDQD; from the exons atgtcttattttcggg ACCGACCGAGCAGGCAGCAGCCAACCGCACCAGCCGCCTCTAGAGAAGCCCGGTGGGCGGCTGCCGCGAGCAGCAGGAagcgggggaaagggagggcgccGGGTGGCTCTGCGCGGCTGGATCAGGACCGGGTTGTTCGCCTTCGCCTCCCTCTGCCTTCCCACTCGCCCTGCCCACCGCTCCGAGGGCGCCCCGTGTGTGCAACTGCTCAGCCGCCACGACGGATGTTTCGGGGGCATTCTTTCGGCCAGGAacccaggcagcagcagctctgcctcGAATCCACCGCGAGCGGAGGAACTAGGAAGCGCCTCTCCTCGCTCTCGCTGCTGCAGCAGCGCTCAACGTGGGATTTCTCGTccgtgggcagcagcagcgacagcGGTGGCGGCCTCTCCCGCCACCGGAGATTAGAAAATGgctccccactgctgccgccaaCTTGGAAACAGCCGCACGGTCGGGCTGTCCCTCTGGCCTGCCTTGCTCTctgcgcctcctcctccctccctccctcccccgcacgGCGCTTCTCGCTCTCCCTGCAGCCCACCGCCAGCTCTCCGCTCCCCTGCCCCGACTTTACTCCAGGCAGCACAGCAAGGAAGTGGGGCAAGTTCTCTCCTCCAGAGTATGGGGACCAGGATTAG